The Plectropomus leopardus isolate mb chromosome 14, YSFRI_Pleo_2.0, whole genome shotgun sequence DNA window GAGAAATACCACTTTCAGTATGAAGTTCTCAGCACAGAATTGCTCCTGTATGAAACACATTCCTGGAGGTAAAAGGTCATAGAAGATTTGACTTACATAGACCCAAGTGGTGCACCAACAACTGATGCACATTGTCTCCTGATGTTGTCCCAGCCACAGTACGGGTCTCTAGCAAGAAGACAGTCATCACATGATGTGTAGCAGCTGCAGTTCCTTACATTAACCTGAACAGCAACGGTATTGGCGCCACTGTACAGCTGgccctgcagacacacaggtcACACCAGAGTCACAGCTGCCTCCCGACAAGTTAAATTAGAACTCCGTAAAGATCAAGTGAGTAAAGATTTCctagaaatttgtaaaaataaaaaaatgaataaataaataaagaaaataataaaacggtaaaattacctgataataagtgacaaaaaagaaagtaaaaataaataaataaacaataaaatccttataaaaatgatgttaatatattttcgattatattaaatgtataattataaaactaaataaatatagttaactgaacattttccctatattttgataatatttttttatcagatattaaatattcttttttttccaatttgtggaacatttcctgcCAATTTGCGCTTTACATTTTTTTCGATTTTTTGGGGGCGTTTTTGCcttttaattgacaggacagcacaagtgtgaaatggggagagagagagggaatgacatgcagcaaagggtcgaggccAGAGCTGAACCCGctgcaaggacacagcctctacaCATGGGGTGCCTGCACAATCTACCAAGCCACCAGACGCCCCATCCACctatatttctaaataaatcacacaaatcttctcaggtttcagagatttaaatgcttgtaaatgGTATTTGagtgcagcacatgaaaactgatgtcgatccaggtgtttaagggttaaactcAAGTCTTGATGGAAACCATATTGCATCTGAATGAGGAAAACAACCTTAGTGACTTGAGCCTTACTGTTTTTGAGGAGAACTGGAGAAAGCTAACAGGCTGAGGAGTTTGaaacagctgcagctcctcaatGATGCGGCCGTCCTCGCCATCAAACCTCACCGCCTTCTGCAGCCAGCCTGAGTCTGAGGAAGGAGAGTCAATCCAACATGGAATTCATTTATAAATCCactttatatgtgtttttggtgCAAGTGTCTGCACACATTAGTTGCATACCTGTGCCAATAAGCATAACTTGATGCCGTTGTCCGTCCGGTGATGTGATTTGGTCAACAACAATTTTGGTAAACCGTGTCCCTGTGCGGACCAGCAGAGGTTTGCCAGCTATGGGTGTGACGGCCGCTTCCATCAGAAGATGGTTCTTCACAAACAGCAAGGTTTTGTCTGAGAGATCCAGAGAGGTCATCACACCCTGAGCCCGCAGTTCATTGTTAATGCACTGAGCAGacaagacagaaacacattATATTGGATGCTATCAGATGAGACTTGAATGATGGATACGAGTGTCATCTAAATACATCTTTCAATAAAACTCAATATAATAATGAAGTGTTCTTCAAGAGGGGGTTCACACTTAAAGGCCAATTGAATCGGTGCAAGTATCACGCATTGCTTCACTTTTCCAACAggtgctgtttgtgtttacaaAGATAAAACTGAACATTTATTAGATGAATATAGTGAATCAGCTTAATGAATTTACCATCTCATTACCATTGTCTTTATTGTGATAAATGCATCAtgaggtttttcatgaccatttTAGAGTTAAAAAGCCCAATGTGACACATATGTCAGCACGATATCTAtctaatatgttttatattagtTTGTTCAAGAAATGTGGTCACAGCAGCTTAAATGTCACATATGACTTGTTATTAAAGCATTAGAATTGTTAGTTGGGTGAAagcttacagaaaaaaaaaggttttgaaaattAGCGAGTTCTGTCACACGTGCTCACTGGGCACACCACCATTTTGGAAGTGATGTTGTGGGtacacaagtgcacacacagtcacatgacttcaCCAGTATGTTCGGTAGATGTCACTTAGGGTCAAGGATAAAGCTATATATGGAATTTTTCAGAAAGTGTGTGTCACCATGGGTTCTTATTAAACAAGACCAAACAAGGCTAGTGTTATCGCACGCCCTAAATTGTTCTTGGCTTGATACCTACTGAACCAGGGTGAGGGAACGGCTCCTCTCCTGTGTATGTGTCCCAGCTCCCAGTATCTCTCTCAGTCAAAAACCTCCCGCTGAACACACGGCTGATTTCTGACAGCTTGTATGCACAGACAGCAGACAAGCTACAAGCACCTGAGGACTCCCTGTGACGGATCCAGAAGAGATTTCCTGTTACTACCACATTTAGAACTCCATCATTCAACATCAGCTATATACAAACATCATAAGCAACGAGGTATATATTGTGGAGAAATGCAACTTACGAGTTGGAGGTGAATGTGGCATAGAAGATGCTGTTCCTCCAGTTATTCTGGTTTCGGAGAAGGAAAGCATCCTGGACCAGAGCTGGTGAGCCAGCATCACCGAATGGACAGTCCAAACGGGCCTTCAGGAAAGAAGTCCACTTTCTCTGCAGGGTCATTTTGCCTCCCAAATCACCCTAAAACCCATCGATCAGTATCAGCTGACTTACACTTCAGCTAGTGCAGGTGTTTGAATCTTCTGTATCAGATGACTTGAGAGACATACCTTACACACACGGGCAATCCTCGACACCTGGATGTTGTCATGACGTTCCTCTACAGCGCTCTCAGTGAAGAACAAGAAGACATTGTCGTCTTCACCGTCCATGCTATTTTTGCTTGCTTCTGCAAGGCTTATGGAGATCATTGTTGGCTCTGAACCCAAATCAGTGACAATGTATTTTCAGAATTCATCAATCAGTCTCACTGTACCTTATGTTGCATAATTATGTTACTGTTCAAGTGCCCATGTATGAGCAGCTTACCGTTGAACCAGGAGCGTTTCATTTCAGTCTTGAGAGGGTTTGGTTCATGTCTCTGAAACACCAGTTCTGTGCCCAGAAAGTTGGAGGAAGTGGCCGAATACAAAGTGTTTCCTGATAAGTGTAAAGGAAACAGCGGTTGTCAAAACTAccaaccaacattttttttctgactctaCTTTTTACAGTCGGATTTCTGTTAAACAGAAATAtccatgacaaaaaataacacgAAGTGCTAAGAAGAGCCCAGTCACCAAAAGAGAAAGTTGGCACGGTAACCCTGCAAACCACATCGTATGTTTCTAAAGAAGTGAAGTATTAGCCGACTTTGACGTAGGGAGGTGGAGGTGAACTCTTGGGTGGACCCCTGCCAAGCTTCAGACCACCATTCAAGActataaacaacaaaaccagttgttttttagcgAGTTGTTTTCTGCTGAGACGTCATGTTTCCAAATGGGCTTGCACcactaaaactgaaaattttagccaaacatgatctttcccTAGCCATAACCAAGCGGCTGTGGTGCCTTAACCTAAACACATGATAACCCCAGGGTTGTTGTCACAGAAACTGAGAGTTTCAATGTATCCCCTACATAcagtaaaaacatacaaatgtagtGTATCCATGGTtagcagaaatgtacaatgaaaacatttattttggcgaTTGAGCTGCTGTAAATATTGTACTCACCATCCATAAGGGAAGCAAAGCGTTGGTAGGGGTCAAAAGGAACTTTCCCCCGACCCACCAGCTTCTTTCCCTCCAAGGACAATTTTCCATTTGTGAAAGTCTGTTGAAGAGGACAGTAATGTACACAAGACTCAAGTAATCAATCagttccatttttttaaaaaataggttaCACATTCACTTTCTTGTCAGTATCTGGATAAGATGATTAACGCCACTCTCATTTCTGTAAGGCAGAGTCAGCAGATGGCTTAGCTTAGTTTTGCAGAAAGTCTCCAAAAAGCAGGAAATAACTCGCCCTGCTCTgtccaaaagtaacaaaatccacTTACTAGCATTTCTGAAGCTTACTAATGAACACGTCATTTCTTGCTTGCTGAATCCATAAGTGTAAAATCTGTTTGCAGTCTTTGTACTCAGCCCAGTGAAAATGTtggatttgtgtgtttctgcagagatttgttacatttgcatgtttcattcGCATCACATTGATATTTCTAAAGTGAAACAGTTTCCATTACAGGTATCTGAGGTGATTTTCTCCTCAGGAGTGGGATGGGACGGTGGATGGTGAGACCTCTGGCAAGCGGCGACCCTTATTCCAgaactgtcatgtttttctaCCTTAGGTTGTGACATTTCGAGCTTTGGTTGTAACGacaatagtttttattttatgcccAAACAGCGCACAACACAGCAGCTATTCCCACAGGTATGGCATTAGATATCTGTAACTAAAGTGGCTTACCATGTAGTCACATGCAGGAGTAAAAGCATTTGTCCCACAGACAAGCATTTTACCGTCCTGCATTGTGTGTAGAGTCCTGATGAAGTTATCACAATCCTGTGTGAAGAACAAAGAACATGAATAAAACTGTTTACTGCAAGCTGTGTGTGATGGTAAAAACTGCACTAATAGCTGATGAAATTCATTAAATTTTCACTTCTCACTATACCTTCGTGTCCTTTCCCTTCATTTGACAGAGAGCTTTGTCTGCTGAGCGGACCGTCCATTTAGCCTGGAAGAAAAGAGAATTGGGGATGACTAAAAAGCTCGTGTTTAATGTAAGTGGAGATATAAAGGATGTTCGTTGTATTGTGAAATAGATTTTAGAGGTATCTTAcatacaaaaactgtttttttatgttatttttgtttacaggTACATCTTTCTTTGTATGTGTCTGGGAATGCAAAAACTCAAGAACTAATTCCTGCACTCATGACTTTGTTTCAGAAACAACAAGAAAAGTGCATTTTCAGAGTGTACAGCAGCCCAAAAAGCCTTAACACAGGTCTTACCTCACTGGTCTTTTTGGTGATGTCATCCAGGCTGAGAGCGAGCACCTTCCCTCTGGCTCCGGCCACAAGCTGGCCGACGTCCTCTCTTATCATCAAAGAGCTCAAGCTGCCAAAGCCAGACTCTTTGAACTGTTTCAAGTTCATGTCTGAAGCAGACAAAAGTACCAggagctggaggtcacggcTCACATCCATCTATTATATTATAGTTCAGCTGTCAAGAGGGTTATTTTTCATACTGTATAGAcctttttttgaattatttttgctGCTGCATGCTGTCCTTtgtattattcttattattcaGTCTCTGTGGATAATTATACCTTATACATAAACTGacagaaagaaattaagaaagaaattaatcagcttagaaaatatttttttattagaagctaggaaaaaaagttcagaaaactatatctattattatcagaattatatatttgaaattatgctcaagaataaacttttttttcaggtcattaacttgcttttgttttttgtgtatgtgctgggttttttttttgttgtttatttaagcCTAACTTTCTAGGTTTTGTTGGTGATGTTTAATTACtttctttattacttttttttaaatttcttaaaacatgtctgcgtcatttctttttaagttgctcattgccttcttcccatgtttttgaaagaaaacaagccaatttgcacaggtttcaaagagttaaaaaaaacttgcttaCACACCAGTTCAGTAGCAGATATGTTCtgcttttttatgattttttttttttgc harbors:
- the LOC121954149 gene encoding semaphorin-4E-like, whose protein sequence is MIRPPVVFFYFLLIMSDGLAANSKPRRSVSFQDMNLKQFKESGFGSLSSLMIREDVGQLVAGARGKVLALSLDDITKKTSEAKWTVRSADKALCQMKGKDTKDCDNFIRTLHTMQDGKMLVCGTNAFTPACDYMTFTNGKLSLEGKKLVGRGKVPFDPYQRFASLMDGNTLYSATSSNFLGTELVFQRHEPNPLKTEMKRSWFNEPTMISISLAEASKNSMDGEDDNVFLFFTESAVEERHDNIQVSRIARVCKGDLGGKMTLQRKWTSFLKARLDCPFGDAGSPALVQDAFLLRNQNNWRNSIFYATFTSNSESSGACSLSAVCAYKLSEISRVFSGRFLTERDTGSWDTYTGEEPFPHPGSCINNELRAQGVMTSLDLSDKTLLFVKNHLLMEAAVTPIAGKPLLVRTGTRFTKIVVDQITSPDGQRHQVMLIGTDSGWLQKAVRFDGEDGRIIEELQLFQTPQPVSFLQFSSKTGQLYSGANTVAVQVNVRNCSCYTSCDDCLLARDPYCGWDNIRRQCASVVGAPLGSIIQSLTNGDVWMCPMSELEKKPAVVHLITETAQFLPCYPETNLPISWRFSDSILPPGPRHTVLSQGLIIRPSFSDSGIYTCETVEMVKGRVHRRIVVQYFVQAQDTNALIRTMKAAVITLAVFTCVLMLLICNAPVIRELKARKLNHIGFGNEINNNNNNNTNTNNANNCMITVGLFCQGDQTVDRHMEEGLVYCDQAEEQN